GCGACACGCCCACGACGCTTTATGGCCTGCAGGCACCGGCCGAGGTGCCGCTGGTTGCGGACCGGCCCGGCTGGCAGTTGATCGTCGAGGAACCGCTGGCGGAGCGGGCGCTGGATACGGACCGCATCGCCATCTATTCAGGCCCGCATGCGCTGCAATATTTTCCGCAGGCGCGGTGGACCGACCGCGCGCCGCGGCTGGTGCAGGACCTGATTGTCGAGACCTTCGAGAATGCGGGCCTTCAGATGTCAGCCACGCGGCAGACTGTCGGTGTGAAGGCCAATGTGGCCCTGATCAGTGATCTGCGGGACTTCGAGGCGCGGGTGACTGCCCCTGCGGCAGAGGGCAGCACGGTGATGCCGACGGTGATGATCCGCCTGAGCACCAAGCTTGTGTCGCTCGACAAGCGGCGGGTGATCGATGCGCGGACTTTCACCGCGCGCGGCACGGCCGCATCAGACAGTGTGGCTGATGTGGTGGCGGCGATGAATGTGGCCGCTGCGACTGTGGTGAGCGATATCGTGGTATGGGCGGCAGCCGCCAGCGCCACCTTTGCGCCGGTGGCTGACTGACCGCCCAGTAGTCGTGCCAGTCAAAGCAGTCCCTCAGGAAACGCGGCCTGTTGCTTCGGCGAGCAGGGCATAGACCTTGCCGATATCCGACGACAGATAGGTCTCGCCCAGAAGCCCGTCCGGGTTCTTGTCATTGGCGTCCGTCAGCAGGGTCTCGAACTGGTCCATGTAGCGGTCCGCGTCCTCGCGGAACTCGGCATTGGACTGGTAGCGCTCTGCGATGCGGGTGTAGGGCTCCTTGCCCTTGAGGCCCGCAAGCCTGCGGGCGAAGACGCCGCGCTCCCCGGCACGATAGCGCTTCCACAGTTCAACCGGCGGCTGGTCTTCCAAAGCGCGGTCGATGTCGATCGACAGGGATTGCAGGGTTTCCACGATGTGGTGCGCGGCGCGCGGCATGGACTGGGCCCGGTCCTCGCGGGCGCGGGCGGCGGACAGCACGTCACCGAGACGCCATGAGCCGCGCTCCGATGCCGGGGCGGGTGTTGCAGCAGGTGCCATGGCAGGCGCAGGGGCTGTGTCCGACGGTGTGTCGGCTTGCGGTGCCTGTGAGGCGCTGGCTACAGCGCGCGTGTCGGCGGGCGGCCATGCGCCGGAGACAGGAGACCCGCCCATGCGTTCCAGCGCATCGGCCACGCTTTCGGCCACGGTGCTGATGGCGCCGATCTGTTCGGCCATGATGGTACGCAGCCGTTCGGCCTGCACGCCTGCATCTTCCGGCAGGCGGGAGAGGCGGGTGCCGAGGTCCTCGGTTGCTGCGGTCATGTCGCGGGCGGCTGTCTGGGCAGCGGTTCCGATATCGCTGAGCAGGGCCTGCAGGCGCTCGCCACTGGCATCCACGTTGCGGGTCGAGAAATCGATGGTCTGCTGCAGATGGCCGGTGGCATCGGTCATGCGGGCCTGCATGTCCGAGGTGCGGGTCTCCATCAGGCCGGTGGTCTTCTCGATCTCGCTGGCAGCGACGCGGGCGGCGGCGCTCAGGCGTTCGGCCTCGCGGGCGATGCGCGGACCCAGCCCCATGGCCTTGGCGTCGGCCTGGTCCAGCGCTTCGCTGATCAGGTCCGCGTGGCCGGCGATGGCCTGTTCGATCTTGCCGGCCCGGTCACGCAGATCGTTGGCCAGGGCCTCTAGCGTCTCCCGCTGCTCGGCGAAGATGCGGACGGCGCGTTCGTTCTCAGCGGCGAGCGTGCGGCTGGTCTCGGTCAGGGCCTCGCCCTGGGTGGCGAACTGGCCCGCCAGTTCGCCCGCACGGGTGACGGCGGTCTCGGCGGTTGCGTCCAGCCGGTCGGCCTGGGCTTCCACGTTTTCGCGCACGGCCTTGGTGGAGCGGGCGACTGCTTCCATGGTCTTGGAGAGATATTCGCTGGCGCGGCCAATGCCTGCCTGCGCTTCGGTCATCTGTTCGGCGGCGCGGCCGGTGACGCCGGATACAAGTTCCACCTGGGCGCGGGTAGCTTCCACCACCTGGGCGGATTCCTGCTCGAGCGCCTGCGCGGTGTCTGCCAGGGCCTTGCGCTCGCTACCCACGAGGTCGCGCAGGGTGCGGGCGCGCATCTCCGCCCGGGCGCTGGCGGCCTCGAGACCGTTCAGTTCACCGTTCAGGGATTTGCGGAGGTCGGCGGCGCGGGCCTCGGCCTGTTTGAGGGCCTGTTCCATGCGGCGCATCTCCGCGGAGACGGCATGGCCGACGCTGGCACTGGCGGCAATCGCTGCATCATTGGGGGCGAGCAGGGCGCGGGTCGCCTCGGCCATGTGCTCGGCGCTCATGCGCATCTGGCTGCCCCAATAGATGACCAGCGCAAAGCCCCAGATGATGGCGAGCGGGCCGAACAGGGCAGCAGCCAGCAGGGCCACGGTGATGGGCGACAGGGTGAGCAGGCCCGCCGGACCGTAATAGCCCACCGCATAGGCGGCCATGATGCCGGACCAGAAGGCACTGCCGATGGTAGCGAGATATAGCGCCGAGGAAGATGCCCTGCGCGGGGCCCGGGCAGGCTTGGCGCGGGTGCGCGCGGCGGCGGCAGCACTGGATGCATCCTGCGCCTTGTCGGTGCGGGTGTCCTTCCGCGTCTCGCCATGCAGGGGGTGCGCTTTGCCGGATTTCTGCGTGCGGGCCGGGCCGTCGCGGTCAAGGGCTGCGGACGGGACGATGGGGCGTTCGAACAAATCGTCGTCGTCCCGCGTGTCGTCTCTCGAAGGATCCCGGCCATCAGGCGACGCGGGTGCCTGCCGGGCTGTTTCAGTTGAGCCTGAGGGCGTGCCTGCCATGGACGGCGCCTCACTCCCGGTTCCGGCGGCTGCCGTCTCGTCGATGGTCGGCCGCAATTCGTGCACCGCGCCGGCGGCATTGGCCGCTGCGTCGCCGGTGTGTGTATCAGCTTCGCTCTTCTGTGATCCGGTGAAAAGGGGGCGCATGAGGCGGGGACGTTTCAGGGGGCGGTCCGGCACGGGTCCGATCCTCTTATCGACAGGCGGTGGATGACGGGAGGCAGGCGGGACCTGCGGCATGGGGACAGGCACCCGTCTGAACGAAAAACTGCCGGAAAACGGCATTTCGGGGGTTTTCGCGTGCGGGGCCGGTAACCATTTGTTTACTCTATCGTGGCGCCGGAAAGACTGCCAGCAGTGAAGCGGAACGAAGCAGTCAGGCGGCGGGGAAACGATTCAGGCCCGTGGCAGGCATATGGGGGTGCATCCGGACTGGATGCACAGACCGGGTAACCGGGTAGGCTGCGGACGAATGGCAAATGGGCGGTGGCAAGGCTTCTGTGCTGCTGCCGGCCGGACGGATGGTCCGGGGAGGGGCTTTAGATGATTGCGGATCCGACACTCAACCTGGCAGCGGCGGCGGCTTGCTTCCTGGGCATTCACATCTTCATTTCCGGCACGCGCCTGCGCGACGGGCTGGTGCGGATGATCGGCGAGGGGCCCTATATGGGGCTGTTCTCGCTTCTGTCCCTAGGGGCCATCGTGTGGCTGGCCATGGCCTTCAACCGGGCCAGCGAGGAGACCTTCACCTTCCTGTGGGCGCCTGCGCCGTGGTGGCACCACTTCGCCATGACCGCGATCCTGGTGGCGGCGATCCTGGTGGTGCTGGGCAATGTGACCAAGAGCCCGACGGCTGCGGGTGGTGATTCGGCGCTTGAGGGCGGCGACGGCAATGACGACGGCCGGGAAGCGGGGGATGCGGCGCGCGGTATCCTGCGTATCACGCGGCACCCCTTCCTCTGGGGTGTGCTGCTGTGGGCGCTGGCCCATGTGGCGATGAACGGGGATCTCTCGTCGCTGATCTTCTTCGGGGCTTTCGCGGTGCTGGCCTTCATCGGCCCCATGCTGATTGACGCCAAGCGGGCGCGGAAGCTGGGAGACCGGTGGGACGCCTTCGCGGCGCGCACCTCCAACCTGCCATTCGGGGCCATTCTCACCGGGCGCAACAAGCTGCGGCTGGGGGAGATCGGCATTCTGTGGCCGCTGGTGGGTGTCGGGCTCTATCTGGCGCTGGCATTCGGCCATGAATGGCTGTTCGGTGTCAGCGCGTTACCGGTTCGTTAGGCATAAGGGCAATTGGCGGCGGGGGAGTGTGATCCGGATTGCGTGTATGCGGTGCTTTTAACAATTCCTACGTGCTTGGGACGTAGCCTTTGCAGGCTGTTCTGATTCGGAAGGAAACCGTATGCAGCCCGCCACTGCTCACAATTCCTGCGCCCCCGTGATGGCCGAGAACCGGCCGATCGACCTGGTGCACCTCTCCAAGTTCACCATGGGCCGCCGGGACCTCGAAGCCGAGATTCTCGGCCTGTTCCGTCAGCAGCTTGCGGTCAGCCTGCAAAAGCTGGCCGACCTTGCCAAGCAGCCGGTTGATGACAAGGCCTGGAAGGAAGCGGCTCACACGCTGAAGGGGTCCGCCCGCGGCGTCGGTGCCTGGGCACTGGCCGATGTGACCGCGCAGGCCGAAGTGCTGACCGCGCCGGATGCCCGCCTTGCCATCATCAGCGACCTCGACACGCTGGTGCTGTCCGCCACGGGCTTCATCGACGAGCTGCTGGAAGACTGGCAGGCCTGACGATCCTCAGCGGCGGCACTCAGGGTGTCGCCGCGGCACGGATGAGGGCGCGCAGGGCACCGGGGAAGGCGTCCTGCGAATGTCCGAATGTCTGTGCACCGAATATCTTTTCAAGCGTTGTCTGCGACAGGGCGTAATAGTTGATCGCGCCCAGAAGCTGGTAGGTCACGGCGAGCAGTTCGCCGTCGGACCTGTCCGCATTGCCGGGCAGGTCGCGGGCTAGTTTGATCAGCATTTCCAGAAACGGCTTCAGGTACCAGGATCGGGCCTGGTCGGCACGGCCGACATTGTCCATGAGCTCGCGCATCACCAGGCGGGCGACGTCTGATGCGCCGTCGCCATCGCCGTAAAGCGCCATGAACACCTGCTCGAACCGTTCCTCCGGCGAGGCCGCGGATGACGGCACAGCGGCCAGGCGCTCGGTCATGCTGTCATTGATGAGCGCCAGCACCTCCCCATAGAGCTTCTCCTTGGTGCCGAAATGGTGCAGCAGCGCCTGCTTGGTCAGCCCCAGTTCGCGGGCGATCTGGGCGATGCTGGCACCGTAAAACCCCTTTTCCGCAAAGAGCTTGAGGGCCGACTGGAGCAGGTCTTCACGGGTGGATGTCGTCACGGGCGAGGTCCATTGGTCTGGGTACGGGTTGACTCCCTACCGATCGGTAGGCACAATCTTACCGTTCGGTAAGTTCAATGTGATCAATGGGTGACGCGGCTGCGAAGGTCAAGCGGGCTGCCTCACCACAGAGGAGAAACGGAATGTCAGATGATGCGGTGACGCTGTCAAAGGCGGATGGGATTGCGACCATCACCCTCAACCGGCCGGCAAAGTACAACACGCTGATGCCGGAGGTGCTGCAGGGGCTGGACGCGCATCTGCGCGACGCCAATCTGGACGAGGATGTGAAAGTCATCGTGCTGGAAGGGGCGGGAGACAGTTTTTGCGGCGGGTTCGATTTCTCGAACGGGCTCGAGCATTACGGCAACATCCAGGAGAAGGACTATGATCCCGGCCTGGATGTGATCTCCGTCACCGGTCAGCACACCTCCTATCTGCAGACCTTCATGGCCCTGTGGCGCGGCAGCAAGCCGACCATCGCCAAGGTGCATGGCTATTGCGTGGGCGGCGGGTCGGAGATGGCCCTGTGCGCTGACCTGGTCGTGGCATCTGAGGATGCACGCTTCGGCACGCCCTATTCACGGGTGTGGGGTGCGCATCTGAGCGGCATGTGGATCTACAGGCTGGGTCTTGCCAAGGCCAAGTACTATGCGCTCACCGGTGAATGGGTGAGTGGCCGGGAGGCCGCCGACATGGACCTGATCAATTTCGCCGTGCCGCTCGAGGAGCTGGATACGACGGTGGATGAGCTGGCGCGCAAGCTGACCCGGATCCCGCTGACGCAGCTTGCCACCATGAAGCTGGTGGTGAACCAGACCTACGACAATATGGGCCTGCAGAGCACGCAGACGCTGGGGCCGATCCTTGACGGCATCATGCGCAACACGCCGGAGGGACGGCAGTTCGTGCGTGATGCCATGGCCGGCGGCGTGAAGGCGGCGGTGACACGGCGTGACGGGCCGTTCGGCGATTACAGCCAAGGCAAGCCGGAAGACAAGCCGCGGCTCAAGTCCAAGCTCGGGCTGGGCTGATCTCGGTCCCGGTTTCCCCGGCCGTCCCCGGCAGGCGTTCACGCCGCAGCCGGGGGCGGCTAGGCTGCCTTCAACACATCCGGCGGGCATTGCCCGTCAGATAAATCAAAGGGAGTCAGGAATGACGGACAGCACACATGTGGACGGGCTGAAACGCGAGGATCTTGCGGAGCTGGAGGGGGTGTTCCAGCTTGTCGAAGGCGCGATGGGGTTTCTCCCCAATTCCATGCTGATCATGGCACGCAAGCCGGGGCTGGTTGAGGCCTTTGCCGGGCTGGGGCTTGCGGTGCAGGGGCCGTCGGCGCTGCCGGATGAGATCAAGCGCATGGCGGCTTTCATGGCGAGCCGGGCCGCGGGCTGTGTTTATTGCCAGACGCATACGCATCATCAGGCCGCCAATGCGGGCATCAGCGCCGACAAGCTGGAGGCGCTGTGGGACTATGAGACGTCCGACTTGTTCTCTGAGGCGGAGCGGTCGGCGCTGCGGGTGGCGCAATCGGCGGCGCAGGTGCCGAACGCTGTGACGGGGGCTGACATGTCGGCGCTGAAGCAGCATTTCAGCGATGAGCAGATTGTCGATCTGGTGGCGGTCATTTCCCTGTTCGGCTTCCTCAACCGGTGGAACGACACGTTCGCCACGGCGCTTGAGGAGGAGCCGTCGGCCCACGCGGCAGCGCATATGGCGGCGCATGGGTGGGACGCGGGCAAGCACGCCCGCTGAGGTGCGTTCCAGCGCGCCTAACCCCCCGGAAGCCTTGGGTTTTCAACAGTTGGGTGACAGGGGCGTTGAGCCTTCATTAACCATTCGGGCGCACTGTCGGTCACACAGGTGAATGACAGGCTGCCGCCCATGCGCCCTGCCTTTGGCGGGGGTGTGGCGGCGCCGGCTCGAAAGGCGTTGAGGCCAATGACCCTTCAGGATTCGAAACTCCCGCAGGCGGGTGCCGCGGGTGCCGTGCCGACAGGCAAGAGCGGCGGTCCGGCGCGCGTGTGCGTTGTCGGCGGCGCGGGCTATGTGGGCTCGGTACTGGTGCGCACGCTGCTGGCGCGCGGCTATGGCGTGACGGTGCTCGACAATTTCCTCTACGACCACGCGCTGTCGGTGGAAGGCATCTATGACGAACCGGGCTACCGGCTGGTCAACGGTGATCTGCGCCGGGCTGACGTGGTGGCGCAGGCGCTCGATGGCGTGGACCACGTGGTGCTGCTGGCGTCGCTGGTGGGCGATCCGATCTCGAAGAAATATCCGGAGCTGACACGCTCGGTGAACCTTGACGGCAGCCAGGCGCTGTTTGCTGCACTGGACACCCATGACATCGACCGCTTCGTGTTCACCTCCACCTGCTCGAATTACGGGCTGATGGACGACAACACGCTGGCGGATGAGACCTCGAGCCTGAACCCCTTGTCGCTTTATGCGGAAACCAAGGTGGGGTTTGAACA
The sequence above is drawn from the Pyruvatibacter mobilis genome and encodes:
- a CDS encoding ABC-type transport auxiliary lipoprotein family protein codes for the protein MTDLIGGMRAMLRGRVLLPVMLGAVLSGCASLLPTGDTPTTLYGLQAPAEVPLVADRPGWQLIVEEPLAERALDTDRIAIYSGPHALQYFPQARWTDRAPRLVQDLIVETFENAGLQMSATRQTVGVKANVALISDLRDFEARVTAPAAEGSTVMPTVMIRLSTKLVSLDKRRVIDARTFTARGTAASDSVADVVAAMNVAAATVVSDIVVWAAAASATFAPVAD
- a CDS encoding NnrU family protein — encoded protein: MIADPTLNLAAAAACFLGIHIFISGTRLRDGLVRMIGEGPYMGLFSLLSLGAIVWLAMAFNRASEETFTFLWAPAPWWHHFAMTAILVAAILVVLGNVTKSPTAAGGDSALEGGDGNDDGREAGDAARGILRITRHPFLWGVLLWALAHVAMNGDLSSLIFFGAFAVLAFIGPMLIDAKRARKLGDRWDAFAARTSNLPFGAILTGRNKLRLGEIGILWPLVGVGLYLALAFGHEWLFGVSALPVR
- a CDS encoding Hpt domain-containing protein, yielding MQPATAHNSCAPVMAENRPIDLVHLSKFTMGRRDLEAEILGLFRQQLAVSLQKLADLAKQPVDDKAWKEAAHTLKGSARGVGAWALADVTAQAEVLTAPDARLAIISDLDTLVLSATGFIDELLEDWQA
- a CDS encoding TetR/AcrR family transcriptional regulator — encoded protein: MTTSTREDLLQSALKLFAEKGFYGASIAQIARELGLTKQALLHHFGTKEKLYGEVLALINDSMTERLAAVPSSAASPEERFEQVFMALYGDGDGASDVARLVMRELMDNVGRADQARSWYLKPFLEMLIKLARDLPGNADRSDGELLAVTYQLLGAINYYALSQTTLEKIFGAQTFGHSQDAFPGALRALIRAAATP
- a CDS encoding crotonase/enoyl-CoA hydratase family protein; translated protein: MSDDAVTLSKADGIATITLNRPAKYNTLMPEVLQGLDAHLRDANLDEDVKVIVLEGAGDSFCGGFDFSNGLEHYGNIQEKDYDPGLDVISVTGQHTSYLQTFMALWRGSKPTIAKVHGYCVGGGSEMALCADLVVASEDARFGTPYSRVWGAHLSGMWIYRLGLAKAKYYALTGEWVSGREAADMDLINFAVPLEELDTTVDELARKLTRIPLTQLATMKLVVNQTYDNMGLQSTQTLGPILDGIMRNTPEGRQFVRDAMAGGVKAAVTRRDGPFGDYSQGKPEDKPRLKSKLGLG
- a CDS encoding carboxymuconolactone decarboxylase family protein, producing the protein MTDSTHVDGLKREDLAELEGVFQLVEGAMGFLPNSMLIMARKPGLVEAFAGLGLAVQGPSALPDEIKRMAAFMASRAAGCVYCQTHTHHQAANAGISADKLEALWDYETSDLFSEAERSALRVAQSAAQVPNAVTGADMSALKQHFSDEQIVDLVAVISLFGFLNRWNDTFATALEEEPSAHAAAHMAAHGWDAGKHAR